In a single window of the Gossypium hirsutum isolate 1008001.06 chromosome D02, Gossypium_hirsutum_v2.1, whole genome shotgun sequence genome:
- the LOC107908636 gene encoding pentatricopeptide repeat-containing protein At2g17033: protein MVIGILTLTIPSSWNHHRRHCLRPTPPLIKCESGGVPLTKQAHRFFSSLTSTAAVDDPATANRLIKKFVASSPKSIALNALSHLLSPRNSHPHLSAIAFPLYTKISEASWYNWNPKLVADLVPLLDIQGKHDESQALISQVVSKLKFKERDLVQFYCNLIESCSKHESKQGFNDAYGYLSEIVNNSSSMYVKKQGYKSMVSSLCEMGQPNEAENVVEDMIKNGVKPSLFELRFVLYGYGKMGFFEDMERMVKKMEIEGFGVDTISSNMILSSYGAYNALPKMVPWLQKMKALEIPFSIRTYNCVLNSCPMIMSFVRGSGGFPVSVSELVNVLDEDEALLVKELVESSSVLDEAMEWDDLELKLDLHGMHSGSAYLIMLQWIKEMKSRFRVKECVVPPQITVVCGTGKHSSVRGESPVKTLIKAMMVQMKSPMRIDRKNIGCFIAKGQVVRNWLIQSLD from the exons ATGGTAATAGGAATCTTAACGTTAACTATTCCCTCGTCATGGAACCACCACCGCCGCCACTGCCTCCGCCCAACTCCACCTCTAATCAAATGTGAAAGCGGAGGAGTGCCACTAACAAAGCAAGCTCACCGCTTCTTCTCTTCATTAACATCCACGGCTGCCGTCGACGACCCCGCCACCGCTAATCGGTTGATAAAGAAATTCGTAGCGTCATCTCCAAAGTCAATAGCTTTGAACGCCCTCTCTCATCTTCTCTCTCCCCGTAATTCTCACCCTCACCTCTCCGCCATTGCCTTCCCT TTGTATACTAAAATAAGTGAAGCATCATGGTACAATTGGAACCCAAAGCTAGTTGCAGATTTAGTTCCATTGCTTGATATACAAGGTAAGCACGATGAATCCCAAGCTTTAATTTCTCAAGTTGTTTCAAAACTCAAGTTTAAAGAGCGAGATCTTGTTCAATTCTATTGCAATTTGATCGAGTCTTGTTCCAAACATGAATCAAAACAAGGGTTTAATGATGCTTATGGTTACTTGTCTGAGATTGTTAACAATTCGTCATCAATGTATGTGAAAAAACAAGGTTATAAATCAATGGTTAGTAGCTTATGTGAAATGGGTCAACCTAATGAAGCTGAGAATGTAGTTGAAGATATGATAAAAAATGGGGTTAAGCCTTCATTGTTTGAACTTAGGTTTGTTTTGTATGGATATGGAAAAATGGGGTTTTTTGAAGATATGGAAAGAATGGTTAAAAAAATGGAGATTGAAGGATTTGGGGTGGATACAATTAGCTCAAATATGATTCTTTCATCATATGGGGCTTATAATGCACTACCAAAGATGGTTCCTTGGTTGCAAAAAATGAAGGCATTGGAGATTCCTTTCTCAATAAGGACTTACAATTGTGTGTTGAACTCATGTCCTATGATCATGTCATTCGTTCGAGGCTCGGGTGGTTTCCCGGTTTCAGTTTCGGAATTGGTTAATGTTTTGGATGAAGATGAAGCATTGTTGGTAAAGGAATTGGTTGAATCATCTTCAGTGTTGGATGAGGCGATGGAGTGGGATGATTTAGAGTTGAAATTGGACTTGCACGGTATGCATTCAGGTTCGGCTTACTTGATAATGTTACAATGGATCAAGGAGATGAAATCGCGGTTCAGAGTCAAAGAATGTGTGGTTCCTCCACAAATTACAGTTGTTTGTGGAACTGGGAAACATAGTAGTGTTAGAGGAGAATCACCTGTGAAAACATTGATTAAAGCAATGATGGTTCAAATGAAGAGTCCAATGAGAATTGATAGGAAGAACATTGGTTGTTTTATAGCCAAAGGACAAGTTGTGAGGAATTGGTTAATCCAAAGCTTGGATTAA